A part of Paenibacillus donghaensis genomic DNA contains:
- a CDS encoding S1C family serine protease: MDEKNNNFNRDNEPASDREWNNSGSNHESSNDNTTNRQAEDTGSSYYYSYGPFKSLNKDEVPADSNTQHYNRRESERVEVSPPEPVRTAPHSTVLRTTGYDGNGGRGGNGSDGGNNGWQYKSKPKRPVKAVLISFLAGMIVLSGSMFASDHYNWFTGGQQTTASISTVGTAKTTNESAGVAPVTSTASLVNGTGDVSSVVDGVGPAIVKIETLVNSASRSRSQSSQTDPFSQFYFGDQYGGNNSQTQPDAGTGSGSDSSTQLVPLGIGTGFIYDKAGYILTNQHVVNGADVIQVTIEGNSKPYEAKLLGSSKDLDLAVLKIEGDNNFPTVALGDSDSLKVGSEVVAIGNPQGFDHTVTAGVLSAKGRSIDIPEEDGSGTRNYKDLLQTDASINPGNSGGPLLNMNGQVIGMNVAVSTDSQGIGFAIAVNTIKEVVDKLEANQEIPKEPVPFIGATLMTITDEVAKQMGTDLTEGSVVAEIIFKSPAYNADLRPYDIITGANGKKYATNQELIEFIQTLKVGDKATLNVVRDGKKLDLKVTIGNKNDFAAQTQEQ, translated from the coding sequence ATGGACGAGAAGAACAACAACTTTAATCGTGATAATGAACCGGCGTCGGATCGGGAATGGAATAATAGCGGCAGCAACCATGAAAGCAGCAATGATAACACTACGAACAGACAAGCTGAAGACACAGGGTCTTCTTACTACTATTCTTACGGGCCGTTCAAATCCTTGAACAAAGACGAAGTACCGGCAGACAGCAATACCCAGCATTACAACCGTCGTGAGTCGGAACGTGTAGAGGTTAGTCCTCCCGAACCTGTCCGGACGGCACCTCATAGCACTGTGCTGCGGACAACGGGGTATGACGGGAACGGCGGACGCGGTGGAAACGGATCGGACGGAGGCAACAACGGCTGGCAATATAAAAGCAAGCCGAAGCGCCCCGTGAAGGCCGTGCTAATTTCTTTTCTGGCCGGAATGATCGTATTGTCGGGTTCGATGTTTGCTTCTGACCATTACAACTGGTTCACCGGAGGCCAGCAAACGACAGCGTCGATAAGCACGGTTGGTACAGCCAAAACTACCAATGAAAGTGCAGGAGTGGCCCCCGTCACTTCAACCGCATCGCTTGTGAACGGAACAGGTGATGTGTCCAGCGTAGTGGACGGCGTTGGACCGGCCATCGTCAAGATTGAGACACTGGTCAACTCCGCCTCCCGCAGCAGAAGCCAAAGCAGCCAGACTGATCCGTTCTCGCAATTCTACTTCGGAGACCAGTATGGCGGCAATAACTCACAGACTCAGCCTGATGCAGGAACCGGGTCAGGGTCAGACTCCTCCACACAGCTGGTGCCATTAGGAATCGGAACAGGCTTCATCTATGACAAGGCCGGTTATATTCTGACCAACCAACACGTAGTCAACGGTGCGGATGTGATTCAGGTTACCATTGAAGGCAACAGCAAGCCATACGAAGCGAAGCTGCTTGGCTCCAGCAAGGATCTCGATCTGGCTGTGCTGAAGATTGAAGGGGACAACAATTTCCCAACCGTAGCACTTGGCGATTCCGACAGTCTGAAGGTAGGCTCTGAAGTGGTGGCTATCGGCAATCCGCAGGGCTTTGACCATACCGTTACTGCAGGGGTACTGAGCGCGAAGGGACGCAGCATTGACATTCCTGAAGAAGATGGCAGCGGAACACGCAATTACAAGGATTTGCTGCAGACGGATGCTTCCATCAACCCGGGGAACTCCGGAGGACCACTTTTGAACATGAACGGACAGGTAATCGGGATGAACGTGGCTGTAAGCACAGACTCGCAGGGGATAGGTTTTGCTATCGCGGTCAACACCATCAAAGAAGTTGTGGATAAGCTGGAAGCCAACCAGGAAATTCCAAAAGAGCCGGTGCCGTTTATTGGAGCAACACTGATGACCATCACCGATGAGGTGGCGAAGCAGATGGGCACAGATCTGACTGAAGGTTCTGTAGTAGCTGAGATTATTTTTAAATCCCCAGCCTACAACGCCGACCTGCGTCCTTACGATATCATCACGGGTGCAAACGGCAAGAAATATGCCACCAACCAGGAATTGATTGAATTTATTCAGACCTTGAAGGTTGGCGACAAGGCAACGCTTAATGTGGTTCGTGACGGGAAGAAGCTGGATCTGAAGGTAACGATCGGCAACAAAAATGATTTTGCCGCACAAACCCAAGAGCAATAA
- a CDS encoding response regulator transcription factor gives MRPNILIIDDDDKILSMLRRGLAFEGYDVKTAVNGADGLRAVISSDPDVVILDVMMPQVDGYEVCRRLREGGSNVPVLMLTAKDEIEHRVKGLDLGADDYLVKPFALEELLARVRALLRRKSDQNGNGDQAVAYEDITLDVDSREVIRDGKRLELTAKEFELLHLFMQNPKRVLSRDLIMDKIWGYDYSGESNVLEVYIAMLRQKTEEHGGKRLIQTIRGAGYILRGDN, from the coding sequence ATGCGACCGAATATTCTAATTATTGATGACGATGACAAAATCCTGTCCATGCTGCGCCGGGGGCTTGCTTTTGAAGGCTATGATGTCAAAACGGCGGTGAACGGCGCAGATGGTTTGCGCGCAGTAATCAGCAGTGATCCTGACGTGGTCATTCTGGATGTGATGATGCCGCAGGTGGATGGATATGAGGTGTGCCGGCGTTTGCGTGAGGGAGGCAGCAATGTGCCAGTGTTGATGCTTACAGCCAAGGATGAAATTGAGCACCGGGTCAAAGGTCTTGATCTGGGAGCCGATGATTACCTGGTGAAGCCGTTTGCACTGGAAGAGCTGCTGGCCCGGGTGCGTGCGCTGCTGCGCCGCAAAAGTGATCAGAATGGTAACGGTGATCAGGCAGTTGCCTATGAGGATATAACGCTGGATGTGGATTCCCGTGAAGTGATCCGGGACGGCAAACGTCTGGAGCTGACCGCGAAGGAGTTTGAGCTGCTGCATCTGTTTATGCAGAATCCGAAGCGTGTGCTGTCACGGGATTTGATAATGGACAAAATATGGGGCTACGACTACAGCGGCGAATCCAATGTGCTTGAGGTTTATATCGCCATGCTGCGCCAGAAGACGGAGGAGCACGGTGGCAAACGTCTGATTCAAACGATCCGGGGAGCCGGTTACATCCTAAGAGGTGACAATTAA
- a CDS encoding sensor histidine kinase, which translates to MSIRLRLTAWYSGILAVMLLALSAAIYGFVYINTYGDLKERVQKQAEQLKLVPIWGLNNSLLSVGMNFSQASRLEEANYLAQTHIYQGNITQYTENMIASQITFDVPDIKELEQSKGFAQATAGGYHFMIYQIPLRNPVGDPVAILQVATPTNQEDRLMARIKSVLLFGSFATLFAAFTFGLFLARKAMSPIEKVIEAANGIQTGTDLSSRIENDGPPDEIGRLIATVNSMLGRMEGFYTELEDSYAAQRRFVSDASHELRTPLTTIRGNIDLLHKVWEMKPGEGSMTEEEIRQLSVESVKDIADESKRMSRLVADMLSLARADTGRTFDIEPVALEPMMTEVARRASFLPHEAEWVTGDMSALNGKYIVGNKDYLQQMLFIFIDNAFKYTPSGEVTLDTIFYQSQVGIRIRDTGIGMDKDEVPHIFDRFYRADESRGITEGIGLGLSIAKWIIDEHGGSVEVVTRQGEGTTFVIWLPLLFAPPLE; encoded by the coding sequence ATGTCCATAAGACTGCGGCTGACAGCTTGGTATTCTGGAATTTTGGCCGTTATGCTGCTGGCCTTATCAGCCGCAATTTACGGTTTTGTATATATTAATACTTATGGGGATTTGAAGGAACGGGTGCAGAAGCAGGCGGAACAACTCAAATTGGTTCCCATTTGGGGACTGAACAATTCATTGTTGAGTGTAGGCATGAATTTCTCCCAGGCCAGCCGTCTGGAGGAGGCCAACTATCTAGCCCAAACGCATATTTACCAAGGTAATATTACTCAATATACGGAAAATATGATTGCTTCACAAATTACCTTTGATGTGCCGGATATTAAAGAGTTGGAACAATCCAAAGGGTTTGCACAAGCCACTGCGGGCGGTTATCATTTTATGATCTATCAGATCCCGCTGCGTAACCCTGTAGGCGATCCTGTCGCTATTCTGCAGGTGGCTACTCCAACCAATCAGGAAGACAGGCTGATGGCTCGCATTAAGAGCGTGCTGCTTTTTGGTTCTTTCGCCACCCTGTTTGCCGCCTTCACCTTCGGCTTGTTCCTGGCCCGCAAGGCGATGAGCCCGATCGAGAAGGTAATCGAGGCAGCCAACGGCATTCAGACAGGAACGGATCTTAGCTCCCGCATCGAAAACGACGGACCGCCCGATGAGATCGGCCGCCTGATTGCAACCGTTAACAGTATGCTTGGACGGATGGAGGGCTTCTACACAGAGCTGGAGGATTCGTATGCGGCCCAACGCCGGTTCGTCTCCGATGCGTCGCATGAGCTGCGCACGCCGCTCACGACCATTCGCGGTAACATCGACCTGCTGCACAAAGTATGGGAAATGAAGCCTGGTGAAGGATCGATGACTGAAGAGGAAATCCGCCAGCTCTCGGTAGAGTCGGTGAAGGACATCGCCGATGAATCGAAGCGGATGAGCCGCCTGGTGGCGGATATGCTCTCCCTGGCCCGTGCGGATACCGGGCGGACCTTCGACATCGAGCCGGTGGCACTGGAGCCGATGATGACCGAGGTGGCGCGTAGAGCCTCTTTCCTGCCGCATGAGGCAGAGTGGGTCACTGGCGATATGTCGGCCCTGAACGGCAAATATATCGTCGGCAACAAAGATTACCTGCAGCAGATGCTGTTTATCTTCATTGATAATGCCTTCAAGTATACCCCTTCCGGCGAGGTGACGCTGGATACGATTTTTTACCAGAGCCAGGTGGGGATACGGATCAGGGATACAGGGATCGGGATGGACAAGGATGAGGTGCCGCATATTTTTGACCGCTTCTACCGGGCGGACGAGTCGCGCGGAATTACGGAAGGCATCGGCCTCGGGCTGTCGATTGCCAAATGGATTATTGACGAGCATGGCGGCTCTGTGGAGGTTGTGACACGCCAGGGTGAAGGGACTACCTTCGTGATTTGGCTGCCGCTTCTCTTTGCCCCGCCGCTGGAATAG
- a CDS encoding 4-hydroxy-3-methylbut-2-enyl diphosphate reductase, which produces MEVIKISPRGYCYGVVDAMVMARQAAQNLDLPRPIYILGMIVHNSHVTNSFEDDGIITLDGHNRLDILDKIDSGTVIFTAHGVSPEVRKIARAKGLTTVDATCPDVTKTHDLIKEKTEEGYEVIYIGKRDHPEPEGAVGIAPEHVHLIEKEEEIEGLSVSSSRIVITNQTTMSQWDIKHIMKKLLVKFPGAEVHNEICMATQVRQEAVAEQAGQTNLVIVVGDPRSNNSNRLAQVSEEIAGVPAHRIADLSELKVEWLQGVRVVGVTSGASTPTPITKEVINYLEQYDPELPETWEIKRTVNMAKLLPPVKNKSAAANG; this is translated from the coding sequence ATGGAAGTCATTAAAATTTCTCCCCGGGGCTATTGCTACGGCGTTGTCGATGCCATGGTGATGGCACGGCAGGCGGCACAAAATCTAGACCTGCCCCGGCCGATTTATATATTGGGCATGATTGTGCACAACAGCCATGTGACCAACTCTTTTGAGGACGACGGCATTATCACACTCGACGGCCATAACCGTCTGGATATTTTGGATAAGATCGACAGTGGTACGGTTATCTTCACCGCACATGGCGTATCCCCGGAAGTACGCAAGATTGCCAGAGCCAAGGGACTGACCACGGTGGATGCCACCTGTCCCGATGTGACCAAAACCCATGACCTGATCAAGGAGAAGACAGAGGAAGGGTATGAGGTAATTTATATCGGCAAGAGAGACCATCCCGAGCCGGAAGGTGCTGTTGGCATTGCGCCGGAGCATGTGCATCTGATCGAGAAGGAAGAGGAGATTGAAGGATTGTCGGTGTCTTCCTCCCGTATTGTGATCACGAATCAGACCACCATGAGCCAATGGGATATTAAGCATATTATGAAAAAGCTGCTGGTAAAATTCCCCGGGGCGGAAGTACACAACGAGATCTGCATGGCTACCCAGGTGCGACAGGAAGCTGTCGCCGAGCAGGCCGGACAGACTAATCTGGTGATTGTGGTAGGAGATCCTCGCAGCAACAACTCCAACCGCCTGGCCCAGGTATCGGAGGAGATCGCAGGCGTACCCGCCCATCGTATTGCCGATCTGTCCGAGCTCAAGGTGGAGTGGCTGCAGGGTGTCCGAGTAGTCGGAGTAACTTCGGGCGCTTCCACGCCTACACCGATTACCAAGGAAGTTATTAATTATCTGGAACAGTATGATCCCGAGCTTCCGGAGACATGGGAGATTAAACGTACAGTGAATATGGCTAAGCTGCTGCCGCCGGTCAAGAACAAAAGTGCTGCTGCCAATGGGTAA
- the aroF gene encoding 3-deoxy-7-phosphoheptulonate synthase produces MIVITSNQTPEAQVKDIIAVIEKEGLQVHLSRGADHTVIGLVGGVTPKLAEHLRQMKGVANVVKISKSYKLASRDFHPEDTVIDIRGVKIGGENLVIMGGPCAVESPEQIDEIARLVKASGAQVLRGGAFKPRTGPYSFQGVGVEGLTMMAEAGKRHGLLTITEVMTPEYVDICAEHADILQVGTRNMQNFDLLRKLGTCGRPVLLKRGFSATYDELLNAAEYILAGGNRDVMLCERGIRTFETYTRNTLDLSAIPVLQSLSHLPVISDPSHGTGRRELVAPMAKASVAAGANGLIIEMHTDPDNSMTGDGVQSLFPEQFDDLLRDLEKIAPIVGRKFSSSPETAAVL; encoded by the coding sequence ATGATTGTGATTACATCGAACCAAACACCGGAAGCGCAGGTTAAGGATATCATTGCCGTAATTGAAAAAGAAGGCCTGCAGGTCCACCTGTCCAGAGGCGCGGACCATACTGTAATTGGTCTGGTGGGCGGGGTTACTCCCAAGCTCGCAGAACATCTGCGGCAGATGAAGGGCGTAGCCAATGTCGTCAAGATCTCGAAATCCTACAAGCTGGCGAGCCGCGATTTCCATCCCGAGGATACCGTAATTGATATCCGTGGTGTGAAGATCGGCGGGGAGAACCTTGTGATCATGGGCGGCCCTTGCGCCGTTGAATCACCCGAGCAGATCGACGAGATTGCCCGGCTGGTCAAAGCCTCCGGCGCCCAGGTGCTGCGCGGCGGCGCGTTCAAGCCGCGTACCGGCCCTTACAGCTTCCAGGGCGTAGGTGTGGAAGGCCTGACCATGATGGCCGAGGCGGGCAAACGTCATGGCCTGCTGACCATTACAGAAGTAATGACTCCGGAATACGTCGATATCTGTGCGGAGCACGCAGACATTCTGCAGGTCGGCACACGCAATATGCAGAACTTCGATCTGCTGCGCAAGCTCGGCACCTGCGGACGTCCGGTGCTGCTGAAGCGCGGCTTCAGCGCCACCTATGACGAACTGCTTAACGCGGCCGAATACATTCTGGCCGGGGGCAACCGTGACGTGATGCTCTGTGAGCGCGGTATCCGCACTTTTGAGACCTACACACGCAATACACTCGATTTATCGGCCATTCCGGTACTGCAGAGCCTGAGCCATCTGCCGGTGATTTCCGATCCAAGCCATGGTACAGGACGGCGTGAGCTGGTGGCACCGATGGCCAAGGCCTCGGTTGCAGCCGGAGCCAACGGCCTGATTATCGAGATGCATACGGATCCCGACAACTCTATGACCGGAGACGGCGTTCAATCCCTGTTCCCGGAGCAATTTGATGATCTGCTGAGAGATCTGGAAAAAATTGCACCGATCGTCGGACGCAAGTTCTCTTCTTCTCCCGAAACCGCTGCAGTTCTTTAA
- the glnA gene encoding type I glutamate--ammonia ligase, which translates to MSVKKVLETIKENNIEWVDFRFVDLGGRAHHISLPASEVEDETFVNGVAFDGSSITGFRGIEESDMVMMPDPSTTYIDPFTAHPTLNIMCDIFTPDGERYERDPRGIAVKAEEFLQASGVGSAAFFAPESEFFIFDDVRYESGMNSSSYFVDSEEAAWNTGRKEEGGNMAFKVGVKGGYVPVAPVDSQQDIRSEMCRLLAEAGLRIERHHHEVATAGQAEINFRFDTLKKTADNLLTYKYIVQNTARQYGKVATFMPKPLFGDNGSGMHVHQSIFNGSEPLFYEKGAYANLSEMALNYIGGILYHAPALIALTNPSTNSFKRLVPGYEAPVNLVYSKGNRSAAVRIPVAAVTPKGCRIEFRTPDSTANPYLAFSAMLMAGLDGIKKKMNPEELGYGPYDKNIYELSDAEKAKIRSVPGTLDEALDALEADHDFLTEGGVFTEDFIANYVSLKRSEAQAVAIRVHPHEYSLYFDV; encoded by the coding sequence ATGTCGGTTAAAAAAGTGTTGGAAACAATCAAAGAGAACAATATCGAATGGGTAGATTTTCGTTTCGTAGATTTAGGAGGACGTGCCCACCACATTTCGTTGCCTGCGTCCGAAGTGGAAGATGAAACTTTTGTAAACGGTGTGGCCTTTGACGGATCATCCATTACAGGGTTCCGCGGTATTGAAGAATCGGATATGGTCATGATGCCCGATCCAAGCACTACATATATCGACCCTTTCACAGCTCACCCTACGCTTAACATCATGTGTGACATCTTCACTCCTGATGGTGAACGTTATGAGCGCGACCCACGCGGGATCGCAGTGAAAGCAGAAGAATTCCTGCAGGCAAGCGGCGTGGGATCAGCAGCATTCTTTGCACCTGAGTCCGAGTTCTTCATCTTCGACGATGTTCGCTACGAGAGCGGCATGAACAGCTCCTCTTATTTCGTAGATTCCGAAGAAGCAGCATGGAACACCGGCCGTAAAGAAGAAGGCGGCAACATGGCATTCAAGGTTGGAGTCAAAGGCGGCTATGTTCCGGTAGCACCAGTGGATTCCCAGCAGGATATCCGCAGTGAAATGTGCCGTTTGCTGGCTGAAGCGGGACTTCGCATTGAACGTCATCACCATGAAGTGGCTACGGCTGGACAAGCGGAAATTAACTTCCGTTTCGATACTCTGAAGAAAACAGCTGATAATCTCTTAACTTACAAATACATCGTGCAGAACACTGCGCGTCAATATGGCAAGGTAGCAACGTTCATGCCTAAGCCGCTCTTCGGAGACAACGGCAGCGGAATGCACGTTCACCAATCGATCTTCAACGGAAGCGAGCCATTGTTCTACGAGAAGGGTGCTTATGCCAACCTGAGTGAGATGGCTCTGAACTACATCGGCGGTATTCTCTACCATGCTCCGGCATTGATCGCCTTGACGAACCCAAGCACCAACTCATTCAAACGTCTGGTACCTGGTTATGAAGCACCGGTCAACCTGGTTTACTCCAAGGGTAACCGTTCCGCTGCTGTTCGTATCCCGGTAGCGGCTGTGACTCCTAAAGGTTGTCGCATCGAGTTCCGTACACCAGACTCTACAGCCAACCCTTACCTGGCGTTCTCGGCTATGCTGATGGCAGGTCTGGACGGAATCAAGAAGAAGATGAACCCGGAAGAGCTGGGATATGGTCCTTACGACAAAAATATCTACGAGCTGTCCGATGCTGAAAAAGCAAAAATCCGCAGCGTTCCAGGCACCCTGGACGAAGCGCTTGATGCTCTGGAAGCGGATCATGACTTCCTGACTGAAGGCGGCGTATTCACTGAAGACTTCATCGCCAACTATGTGTCCCTGAAACGTTCCGAAGCTCAAGCAGTAGCCATTCGTGTTCATCCACATGAATACTCCCTGTACTTCGACGTATAA
- a CDS encoding glycosyl hydrolase, translating into MNYLVKKASAIAIAFSLLLGLLTAPVHADTALFVIESENAQLTSDLQVVTQIYGQPKPGFSGNGFVWMQNSGTLSFQVTVPETGMYAISTRYMQELSPDGRLQYLNINDVNKGSYMLPYTKEWSNFGFGFHKLNQGSNTIQVKAGWGFAYFDTFTVDYADLDPLDVQPVLTDSQATAETQILMNYLTEVYGNNIISGQQEIYGGGNDGNSELEFEWIHNLTGKYPAIRGFDLMNYNPLYGWEDGTTNRVIDWVNNRNGIATASWHINVPRDFNSYQPGEFVDWKKATYKPTETNFNTANAVIPGTKEYQYVMTTIDDLAEQLLILQDNNVPVIFRPYHEAEGNGGVNGEGAWFWWASAGAEVYKELWDMLYTELTETYGLHNLIWTYNSYVYNSSPAWYPGDAQVDIVGYDKYNTIYNRYDGLSGVPNEDAITSIFYQLVELTHGTKMVAMTENDTVPSVQNLTEEKSGWLYFCPWYGEHLMSSAFNYPDTLTELYQSNYVITLDELPNLKVDHPTPSASIVPANVEFDKYTPNPSDKAIAVNFNGNTLTSLRAGANVLAVDEDYTISGNTLLLKSAFLARLPIGEHSIIFDFNQGQDPVLKVKIVDSTPSAAISPLNATFDKAADPQQDIEISVTLNGHQLASVTNQSYSLEPGQDYTLSGNTFVLSTSYLSKLPPGQHAITFHFSGGNNADLALNVIDSDAPVPAGDLAIQSFNGNTSASTNGISPKFKLVNTGDSAIHLSDIKLRYYYTIDGESTQNFWCDWASVGSANVTSEFVKLENPVAGADYYLEIAFTNSAGTLNPGQSAEIQARFSKTNWSNYSQVDDYSFDASSSQVINNEQITGFINDQLAWGIEP; encoded by the coding sequence ATGAACTATTTAGTAAAAAAGGCAAGCGCAATTGCAATCGCATTTTCTCTGCTGCTTGGTTTGTTGACAGCGCCCGTTCATGCAGACACCGCACTTTTCGTTATTGAAAGCGAAAACGCTCAACTCACATCCGATCTTCAAGTGGTGACTCAAATTTACGGACAACCAAAGCCCGGATTCTCCGGAAATGGATTTGTTTGGATGCAGAATTCCGGCACACTAAGCTTCCAAGTCACTGTTCCGGAAACCGGAATGTATGCGATTTCCACCCGGTATATGCAAGAGTTGAGTCCTGACGGCAGGCTTCAATATTTAAATATTAACGACGTTAATAAGGGCTCGTATATGCTTCCCTACACTAAGGAGTGGTCGAATTTCGGTTTCGGCTTTCATAAGCTGAACCAAGGCAGCAACACAATACAAGTTAAGGCAGGCTGGGGATTTGCTTATTTCGACACCTTTACCGTGGATTATGCCGATCTTGATCCTCTGGATGTACAGCCCGTCCTCACAGATAGTCAAGCCACAGCGGAAACCCAAATTTTAATGAACTATTTAACAGAGGTTTACGGCAACAATATTATCTCGGGACAGCAAGAGATTTACGGAGGCGGAAATGACGGCAATTCGGAACTGGAGTTTGAATGGATTCACAACTTAACAGGAAAATATCCGGCAATCAGAGGCTTCGATCTTATGAACTATAATCCGTTATACGGTTGGGAGGACGGCACAACCAATCGTGTTATTGATTGGGTTAATAACCGAAACGGGATCGCTACGGCTTCCTGGCATATTAATGTCCCAAGAGATTTCAATTCCTATCAGCCCGGTGAGTTTGTGGATTGGAAAAAAGCCACCTATAAGCCTACTGAAACCAATTTTAATACAGCCAATGCAGTGATTCCCGGCACAAAAGAATATCAATATGTGATGACGACCATTGATGATTTGGCGGAACAGCTGCTTATTCTGCAAGATAATAATGTGCCTGTTATTTTCCGCCCCTATCACGAGGCTGAGGGCAACGGCGGGGTGAATGGGGAAGGCGCGTGGTTCTGGTGGGCCTCGGCAGGTGCGGAGGTTTACAAAGAGCTGTGGGATATGCTCTATACGGAGCTTACTGAAACGTACGGCTTGCACAACTTGATCTGGACATACAACAGCTACGTGTACAACTCTTCCCCCGCATGGTATCCTGGCGATGCTCAGGTGGATATCGTGGGGTATGATAAATACAATACCATCTACAACCGCTATGACGGTTTGTCGGGCGTACCCAATGAAGATGCCATTACATCGATTTTCTATCAGCTTGTTGAATTAACCCATGGTACGAAAATGGTGGCAATGACGGAGAATGACACGGTGCCAAGCGTACAAAATCTTACAGAGGAAAAGTCGGGCTGGCTCTATTTCTGCCCATGGTATGGCGAGCATCTCATGAGTTCCGCATTTAATTATCCGGATACCCTGACTGAGCTTTATCAGAGCAATTATGTGATTACGCTGGACGAACTGCCCAATTTAAAGGTTGATCATCCAACCCCAAGCGCATCCATCGTACCCGCAAACGTCGAATTTGACAAATATACGCCAAATCCAAGCGACAAAGCAATTGCAGTAAATTTTAACGGCAATACGTTAACCTCCCTTAGAGCGGGCGCCAATGTATTGGCCGTGGATGAGGATTACACTATAAGCGGAAATACACTTCTGCTGAAAAGTGCATTCCTTGCCCGGCTGCCGATTGGCGAGCATTCGATCATCTTTGACTTTAATCAAGGACAAGATCCTGTATTAAAAGTCAAGATCGTAGATTCAACACCGAGTGCTGCGATTTCTCCCCTGAATGCAACATTCGATAAAGCGGCAGATCCGCAACAGGATATTGAAATATCCGTTACATTAAACGGTCATCAGCTTGCAAGCGTTACCAATCAATCTTATTCACTTGAACCTGGCCAGGATTATACGCTATCAGGCAATACTTTCGTTCTGTCTACATCCTATCTTTCCAAGCTGCCGCCTGGCCAACATGCCATAACCTTTCATTTCAGCGGAGGAAACAACGCTGATCTTGCATTAAATGTAATTGACAGCGATGCTCCCGTACCCGCAGGAGACTTGGCGATCCAATCCTTTAACGGCAATACGAGCGCATCAACCAACGGAATTTCACCCAAATTCAAATTAGTCAACACAGGTGACTCGGCTATCCATCTTAGTGATATAAAACTTCGTTATTACTATACAATTGACGGTGAAAGCACACAGAATTTCTGGTGCGACTGGGCAAGTGTAGGGAGCGCGAATGTAACAAGCGAATTTGTCAAGCTGGAGAATCCTGTTGCAGGAGCCGATTATTATTTGGAAATTGCCTTTACGAATTCGGCTGGAACACTTAATCCCGGACAGAGTGCAGAAATTCAAGCGAGGTTTTCCAAAACCAATTGGTCAAATTACAGCCAGGTTGACGATTACTCGTTCGATGCATCAAGCAGTCAAGTCATAAACAATGAACAGATTACAGGTTTCATTAACGATCAGCTTGCATGGGGAATTGAGCCGTAG